From Musa acuminata AAA Group cultivar baxijiao chromosome BXJ3-8, Cavendish_Baxijiao_AAA, whole genome shotgun sequence, one genomic window encodes:
- the LOC135645355 gene encoding pentatricopeptide repeat-containing protein At2g04860-like isoform X2, whose product MFPDSFALLNPLRLSRCGSLDSLRKLHVLLVVTGLIHNHSVVFQTIKSYLRFDQPLLALSVFETAENPTLYVQNLVIRCLSHHGFYSDLLRLYSRSQHSSRHRLGSDEFTFPFVIKACSAVSGFRAEKEVHCVVLKSGYGGHLVVQTALLHMYAKTGRMELSRKVFDDMSGRDLISWNALISGYSSNGLDREAFEAFRQMQADGLKPNSSTFLGVIPLCRSLGPPMAGDLMHGLALKCGAFSDKALVPTLISMYAGWEDLTAARLLFDLLPSKDLVVWNAMISGYSQNGKWDEAIEVFQLMHHSDARPDIVTLVSILSSCSNLCTIDCGKCIHAIGIKHGISDQSSVVAALVSMYAKHGEIDSAEDLFHTTPEKSLLLWNPMISGYLSNGLWDMVLGAFHNMQLEGVLPDDISMINVISGCTMAKDLCRGKSAHAYSIRKGFISNIRVMNALLSLYCDCNQFSTSLELFHRMRVRSVISWNTLISGWGKIGDIQSLVASFRSMCQEGVTFDMVTVISILSSFCSVEDAASGMSFHALTIKNGCNLDLSVANALISMYMNFGDTEASNLLFNGLSSRSIITWNALMTGYRNTNLFAEVMILFNQLRMDGQKPNSVTLLNVLPACESLLHGKSIQAYAVRNFSVLESSLLTATMMMYARFENVRYSHLLFEMIDKKNVVAWNTMMSIYIQANHAEAAIHSFRKMLWMELKPDHVTMLNLASASSHLCCLNMTQCVTGSAIRRGFESHTSISNCLMYMFARCGSIQTARKVFDGLEEKDSISWSVMINGYGIHGDVMLVLSNKGEHS is encoded by the exons ATGTTTCCCGACAGCTTCGCCCTCTTGAATCCTCTCCGCCTCTCTCGTTGCGGTTCCCTAGACTCTCTCAGGAAGCTCCACGTCCTCCTCGTCGTCACCGGGCTCATACACAACCACTCCGTCGTCTTCCAAACCATCAAAAGCTATCTTCGCTTTGACCAGCCGTTGCTCGCGCTCTCGGTCTTCGAAACTGCGGAGAACCCGACGCTATACGTGCAAAATCTGGTGATCCGATGCCTTTCACATCACGGCTTTTACAGTGATTTGCTGCGCCTTTACTCGCGATCCCAGCATTCAAGCCGACACCGTCTTGGCTCGGATGAGTTCACGTTCCCCTTCGTGATCAAGGCTTGCTCCGCAGTTTCCGGCTTTCGAGCTGAGAAAGAGGTTCATTGTGTAGTCCTGAAGTCTGGATACGGAGGCCATTTGGTGGTACAGACTGCTCTTCTTCATATGTACGCGAAGACTGGCCGTATGGAATTGTCGAGGAAGGTTTTCGACGATATGTCTGGCAGAGATTTGATTTCCTGGAACGCGTTGATATCGGGCTATTCTTCAAATGGGCTTGACCGAGAGGCTTTCGAAGCTTTTCGGCAGATGCAAGCGGATGGTTTGAAGCCTAATTCGAGCACCTTCCTGGGTGTGATTCCTTTGTGCAGAAGTCTTGGACCACCTATGGCAGGTGATTTGATGCATGGTCTCGCTCTGAAATGTGGGGCTTTTAGTGACAAGGCCTTGGTGCCTACTCTCATTTCGATGTATGCTGGATGGGAGGATCTAACAGCAGCTAGATTGCTGTTTGATCTACTACCCTCAAAAGATCTAGTTGTTTGGAATGCTATGATTTCAGGGTATTCACAGAATGGGAAATGGGATGAAGCCATCGAAGTTTTCCAGCTCATGCATCACAGTGATGCAAGGCCAGACATTGTCACGTTAGTCTCCATCCTTTCCTCTTGCAGTAATCTCTGTACTATTGACTGTGGCAAGTGCATCCATGCTATTGGAATAAAACACGGCATTTCTGATCAGAGTTCTGTTGTTGCTGCACTTGTTTCAATGTATGCTAAGCATGGAGAAATCGATTCAGCTGAGGATCTATTTCACACAACACCAGAGAAAAGCTTACTTCTATGGAATCCTATGATATCAGGCTATCTTTCGAATGGGCTTTGGGACATGGTCTTGGGTGCTTTCCATAACATGCAACTTGAAGGTGTGCTTCCAGATGACATTTCTATGATCAATGTCATTTCAGGCTGCACAATGGCTAAAGACTTGTGCCGTGGTAAATCTGCCCATGCATACAGTATCAGAAAAGGATTCATATCAAACATAAGAGTGATGAATGCACTCTTATCTTTATACTGTGATTGCAATCAGTTCTCTACTTCACTCGAGTTATTTCACCGAATGCGAGTCCGAAGTGTAATTTCTTGGAATACTTTGATAAGTGGGTGGGGGAAGATTGGAGATATACAATCCTTAGTAGCATCATTTCGCTCAATGTGTCAGGAAGGTGTTACGTTCGACATGGTCACTGTGATCAGCATTCTCTCTAGCTTTTGCAGTGTTGAGGATGCTGCATCTGGAATGTCCTTTCATGCCTTAACAATAAAAAATGGATGCAATTTGGATTTGTCTGTTGCTAATGCACTTATAAGTATGTACATGAATTTTGGTGATACTGAGGCTAGCAACCTACTGTTCAATGGTTTGTCCTCCAGAAGTATCATCACTTGGAACGCTCTAATGACGGGATACCGTAACACTAACTTATTTGCAGAGGTCATGATCCTTTTTAACCAATTGAGAATGGATGGCCAGAAGCCAAATTCTGTGACCTTGTTGAATGTATTGCCTGCATGTGAAAGCCTGTTGCATGGTAAATCAATTCAAGCTTATGCTGTTAGAAATTTCTCTGTGTTGGAGTCATCCCTTCTTACAGCAACAATGATGATGTATGCTAGATTTGAAAATGTTCGTTATTCCCACCTGCTCTTTGagatgatagataaaaaaaatgttGTTGCTTGGAATACTATGATGTCTATATACATTCAAGCCAATCATGCAGAAGCAGCAATCCACTCTTTCAGAAAAATGCTTTGGATGGAATTAAAACCTGACCATGTAACGATGTTAAATTTGGCATCTGCATCTTCTCACTTATGTTGTCTAAATATGACACAATGCGTGACAGGCTCTGCAATTCGTAGGGGCTTCGAGAGTCACACCTCCATCAGCAATTGCCTTATGTATATGTTTGCAAGGTGTGGAAGCATACAAACAGCGAGAAAAGTGTTTGATGGGTTAGAGGAAAAGGACTCTATCAGTTGGAGTGTGATGATAAATGGATATGGAATCCATGGCGATG TCATGCTGGTCTTGTCGAACAAGGGAGAACATTCTTGA